The following nucleotide sequence is from Elusimicrobiales bacterium.
CCACGGCGGCGGGGTGGGGATGGGGTATTCGCTGCACGCCGGCCAGGTTACAGTGGCCGACGGCACCTCCGCCATGGACGCGCGGATAGAGCGCGTCCTGACCAACGACCCGGGCATAGGCGTGGCCCGCCACGCCGACGCGGGCTACCCGGAAGCGATAAGCTGCGCCCGCGAGAAAAGCATAAAAATCCCGATGATGGAGAAATAAAATGGCAGAAGAATTCAGTTTTGACGCGGTTTCAAAAGTGGACATGAACGCGGTGGCGGACTCTGTCAATATCGCCATGAAAGAGATAGTCAACCGCTACGACTTCAAGGGAAGCAATTCCACCATAGAGCTGGACCAGAAGGGCATGGCGCTAAAGCTGGCCTCCTCCGACGACTTCAAGATAAAGGCGCTCTACGACGTGCTGCTGACCCGCATGGCCAAGCGCGGCATCCCGCTTAAAAATTTGCAGCCGCAGAAAATAGAATCGTCGCTGGGCGGCACGGCGCGCCAGGAAATCAAAATACAGGCGGGAATCCCCGTGGAAAAAGCCAAAGAGATGGCGCGGCTTGTAAAAGACTCCAAGCTCAAGGCCAACGCCTCAATACAGGGCGACCAGCTGCGCGTAACCTCCCGCTCCAAGGACGATTTGCAGAAAGTAATCGCCCTGCTGCGCGGCGGGAATTTCGGGCTGGAACTGCAATTTACCAATTACCGGTAGGCGGACGGCGGAATCCGGCGGCGGACGCCACCCCGGTTCCGTACGCTGCGGGGAACGGGTTACTGGAATTTGACGTCAAACACGAAATCGGGGGGGGAAGCAGGGGAAAGCGGCGCGGCGCGCCAGAACAGCAGCCGCGCAGCCGCCGGCAGTTTGGCGATACGCACGCCGCTTAATTCCGGCTCCAGCGGACTGATATTGTTGCAGCCACCGGAATAGCCGCAGGTGCCTCCCGTGTGTATATAACTGCGGGTGCGGATGGCGGCGTTCTTCCAGCCGGGGTGCGCAAGATTGCTGGAATTGCGCATGTCAAAGTAGACATACTCAAACCCCCAGTCCCGCGCATTGGTAACGCGAAAATGAAGCGCCATCTCCCCGGGTGAAAATGTCCGCTTCGCGTATTTCCCGATAAATTTGGCAAAATCCGAAACCAGATATGTAACCTCGGCTTTTTTCTGCGCCGGATGCCATAGCAACCGAGAAAGATGCGGGAAATAGCTGAAATCCCTGTCCGAAGTCCGCGCAGCAAACAGCCTGCCGGCCGGCAAACCGTGCAGCGGCGCGAAAGGCCCTTCTGCCTCCTCGCAATCCACAAGCAGAAACGGATTTACCACCACGCGGGAACGCTCGGAACGGCCTTGTATGCTCCACTTGGGATCTTCGGCATAGAAAAACAACCCGTCCTCGCCCCACCAGGGCCTGCCGCTTTGCATTTGCCCGAACATGGCTTCGGAAGGGGAATAGCGCCCGTCGCTCAAAAGCGGCTGCGCGGCAACCGCCGCGCTTCGCAGGGCGAATATCTCCTCACGGGTTTTGAAATTAAGGTATACAGGTTCGGATATCGGGATTTCAACCGCGCCCGCCGCGCGGCTCGCGCCGCCAAGCGCCAGGGAATTGGCAAAAGCCGCGCCCGGCGCCAGCAGCCATAAAATCGCGGACAAAGCGGCGCGCATCACACGCCCGCGCCTGCGGCAGGCAGCACGGGGGCGCCGCCCTTGTTGTTCTCCCTTAACAGGTACGCGCTGGCCGGAACGAAAAGCGCGCCGAACACTATATAGAGCTGCCAGTAGTTGTGATGCAGTTCATACCAGAAATTGCCGGCGGACGCCGCCCCGGACAGATGCCACGCGGTCATGGAAACCGTAAACGTCAGCAGAGTGGGGAACAGCATCATGGGCAGGATTTTCCTGGGCGAGAGTTTCCAGTCGGTCATTATGGTAACGCAAAAAATGCCCAGCAGCGGCCCGTAGGTGAACGAAATAAGCCGGAATGCCAGCCAAAGCAGGCTGTCCAGATTTCTCAGACACAGCGCGAACACCATGAACAGCAGCCCGAAACCGACAAAAGAAAGCTTGGAAACCTTCACAAGCTCCGGCTGCGTCTTGCCCTTGCCGAAATAAGGGATGTAAAAATCCATGGTAAAGGCGGTGGAAAGAGAGGCCAGCGCCGAATCCGCGCTGCCCATCGCCGCCGAGGCCACCGCCGCCAGCATCAGCCCGCGCAAACCTTCCGGCATGGTGCTTATGATAAAGCGCGGGAAAATATGATCCGGGTCCGCCATGCCGGCCACAAGCTCCGGATGGAAATGCGCGTAGGCGTACAACCCGACGCCTATGCTCAGGAACAGAAACGATATCGGTATGCCCAGCAGGCCGGTAAGAATCAGGCTCCAGCGGGCCCTGACGTTGTTGTTGCAGGCCAGAAGCCGCTGCGCCATGTCCTGGTCCGTGCCGTAGGCCGCCGACGAGTTGAAAAATCCCCACACCGTCATAAGCGCCAGAAGCGACAAATTCTGCGGCTTGAACATCTCCATAAAGTTGAACTTGTTGTATTCCGTGCCGTCCGGCCTGACG
It contains:
- a CDS encoding YajQ family cyclic di-GMP-binding protein, encoding MAEEFSFDAVSKVDMNAVADSVNIAMKEIVNRYDFKGSNSTIELDQKGMALKLASSDDFKIKALYDVLLTRMAKRGIPLKNLQPQKIESSLGGTARQEIKIQAGIPVEKAKEMARLVKDSKLKANASIQGDQLRVTSRSKDDLQKVIALLRGGNFGLELQFTNYR
- a CDS encoding sodium/solute symporter (Members of the Solute:Sodium Symporter (SSS), TC 2.A.21 as described in tcdb.org, catalyze solute:Na+ symport. Known solutes for members of the family include sugars, amino acids, nucleosides, inositols, vitamins, urea or anions, depending on the system.); the encoded protein is MTTSFRLGFLDSAVLLGYVVVLGSIGWWAARRTAKNTDDYFLASRSIPWLVTAASFMATCISALTFIGTPAEGFRSDYRYLLSNPGDIMAVFFIALVFLPHFQRLRVTSIYQAVAERFGQSARTTCSGYFLITRIMASTVRIVAIAKVLEVVTNGALSYQGCVIVVIALILAYTTIGGGRAIAWTDTLQFTLLISAAVTALVYIVTHVPGGVPAIVEIGKHAVRPDGTEYNKFNFMEMFKPQNLSLLALMTVWGFFNSSAAYGTDQDMAQRLLACNNNVRARWSLILTGLLGIPISFLFLSIGVGLYAYAHFHPELVAGMADPDHIFPRFIISTMPEGLRGLMLAAVASAAMGSADSALASLSTAFTMDFYIPYFGKGKTQPELVKVSKLSFVGFGLLFMVFALCLRNLDSLLWLAFRLISFTYGPLLGIFCVTIMTDWKLSPRKILPMMLFPTLLTFTVSMTAWHLSGAASAGNFWYELHHNYWQLYIVFGALFVPASAYLLRENNKGGAPVLPAAGAGV